A stretch of the Epinephelus fuscoguttatus linkage group LG2, E.fuscoguttatus.final_Chr_v1 genome encodes the following:
- the rab27a gene encoding ras-related protein Rab-27A, translating into MSDGDYDYLIKFLALGDSGVGKTSFLYQYTDCKFNSKFITTVGIDFREKRVVYKSTGPDGSSGRAQKIHMQLWDTAGQERFRSLTTAFFRDAMGFLLLFDLTNEQSFLNVRNWMSQLQIHAYCESPDVVLCGNKCDLSDQRAVSEEEARELAEKYGIPYFETSAANGQNVNQAVDVLLDLIMKRMERCVDKSWIPDGTVRVNGPTNPDISEGSERSKCAC; encoded by the exons ATGTCTGATGGGGACTATGATTACCTCATCAAATTCCTAGCCCTCGGTGACTCCGGCGTGGGAAAAACAAGCTTCCTCTACCAATACACAGACTGCAAGTTTAACTCCAAGTTCATCACTACAGTTGGGATAGACTTCAGAGAAAAAAGAGTG GTGTACAAATCAACAGGTCCAGATGGATCTTCAGGTAGAGCACAGAAGATCCACATGCAGCTGTGGGACACTGCAGGACAGGAGAG GTTTCGGAGTTTGACGACCGCCTTCTTCAGAGATGCAATGggtttcctcctcctgttcGACCTCACAAATGAACAAAGTTTCCTCAACGTCAGAAACTGGATGA GTCAGTTACAGATTCACGCGTACTGCGAGAGTCCAGACGTCGTTTTGTGTGGCAACAAATGTGACCTGTCAGACCAGAGAGCAGTGAGTGAAGAGGAGGCCCGTGAGCTGGCAGAGAAATATGG AATCCCATACTTTGAGACAAGTGCTGCAAATGGGCAGAACGTCAACCAGGCTGTGGACGTCCTGCTGGATCTTATCATGAAGAGGATGGAACGATGTGTCGACAAGTCCTGGATCCCTGACGGGACCGTTCGAGTTAATGGACCCACCAACCCCGACATCTCAGAGGGCTCTGAGAGGAGCAAATGTGCATGTTAG